From a single Fusobacterium ulcerans ATCC 49185 genomic region:
- the garR gene encoding 2-hydroxy-3-oxopropionate reductase, giving the protein MKVGFIGLGIMGRPMCKNVLKAGYEVVAFDMNKAALDDVAAAGAKAAGSAKEVGANCDVLITMLPNSPHVKAVLFDENGAAEGLKAGTTVIDMSSINPVESQSIAAKLAETGVELLDAPVSGGEPKAIDGTISVMVGGKEEIFNKYYDLMKTMSGSVVRVGDVGAGNTTKLANQMIVALNIAALSEAFVLCEKAGVDPQLVFDAIKGGLAGSTVMNAKAPMMISRNFEPGFRIELHIKDLQNALDTSHSINASLPLTAQVMEMMQALKIDGREKKDHSAILNYYEKINNVTVGEKK; this is encoded by the coding sequence ATGAAAGTAGGATTTATTGGATTAGGTATCATGGGAAGACCAATGTGTAAAAATGTATTAAAAGCAGGTTATGAAGTAGTAGCATTTGATATGAATAAAGCAGCTCTGGATGATGTGGCAGCAGCAGGAGCAAAAGCAGCTGGGTCAGCTAAAGAGGTTGGAGCAAACTGCGATGTATTGATAACAATGCTTCCAAATTCTCCTCATGTAAAAGCAGTTCTTTTTGATGAAAATGGAGCAGCTGAAGGGTTAAAAGCAGGAACTACTGTTATAGATATGAGTTCTATCAATCCAGTAGAAAGCCAAAGTATAGCAGCAAAATTAGCTGAAACAGGAGTGGAACTTTTAGATGCACCAGTTTCAGGTGGAGAACCAAAAGCAATAGATGGAACTATATCTGTTATGGTTGGAGGAAAGGAAGAAATATTCAACAAATACTATGATCTTATGAAAACTATGTCTGGATCAGTAGTAAGAGTAGGAGATGTAGGAGCAGGAAATACTACAAAATTAGCAAATCAGATGATAGTTGCTCTTAATATTGCAGCATTAAGTGAAGCTTTTGTTCTTTGTGAAAAGGCAGGAGTAGACCCTCAATTAGTATTTGATGCAATAAAAGGAGGACTTGCAGGAAGTACTGTAATGAATGCAAAAGCTCCTATGATGATATCAAGAAACTTTGAACCAGGATTCAGAATTGAATTACATATAAAAGATCTTCAAAATGCACTGGATACTTCTCATTCAATAAATGCTTCTTTACCTTTGACAGCTCAAGTAATGGAAATGATGCAGGCTTTAAAAATAGATGGAAGAGAGAAAAAAGATCACTCAGCTATTTTAAATTACTATGAAAAAATAAACAATGTAACAGTTGGAGAAAAAAAATAA
- a CDS encoding M20 family metallopeptidase: MENMTVKLSELFSKYAEEFKELNEYLYNNPELGLQEFKACAAHTEMLKKHGFTVETNFAGLPTSFIGKYSTGKPGPKVAILAEYDALPGIGHGCGHNIFGVTSVAAGILTKEIMGDVAGEIMVIGTPAEETNGAKVHMASLGVFDDIDVAMAAHPTGEAHHRSGTSQAMEAIQFTFKGKTAHAAGAPHEGINALDGVLILFNSINALRQQTLETARIHGIISNGGKAANIIPDLAVANFYVRAKTLDYLKGLVERVKNCAKGAALASGTTLEITNYETSFADLVTNEKLSAAYEKNLKSLGVTDIRSKESGGSTDMGDVSHCCPAIHPYFPLTTAHLTGHSVEFASASIAPEAYKGMKESAVSMALTAMDIFTNAELLKEIKDEFNKNVKKM, from the coding sequence ATGGAAAACATGACAGTAAAACTTTCAGAACTTTTTTCAAAATATGCAGAGGAATTTAAAGAATTAAATGAGTATCTATACAACAATCCTGAGTTAGGATTACAGGAATTCAAAGCTTGTGCAGCTCATACTGAAATGTTAAAAAAACATGGTTTTACAGTTGAAACAAACTTTGCAGGACTTCCTACTTCTTTTATTGGAAAGTACAGTACTGGAAAACCTGGTCCTAAAGTAGCTATTCTTGCTGAATATGATGCTCTTCCTGGAATAGGACATGGATGTGGACATAATATATTTGGTGTTACAAGCGTAGCAGCTGGTATTCTTACTAAAGAAATCATGGGAGATGTTGCTGGGGAAATAATGGTAATTGGTACTCCTGCTGAGGAAACAAATGGAGCTAAAGTTCATATGGCTTCTTTAGGAGTTTTTGATGATATTGATGTGGCTATGGCTGCTCATCCTACTGGTGAAGCTCATCACAGAAGCGGTACTTCTCAAGCTATGGAAGCTATCCAGTTTACATTCAAAGGTAAAACTGCTCATGCTGCGGGAGCTCCTCATGAAGGTATAAATGCTCTTGATGGTGTATTAATACTTTTCAATTCTATCAATGCTCTTAGACAGCAGACTTTAGAAACTGCCAGAATACATGGAATCATCTCTAATGGAGGAAAAGCAGCTAATATAATACCTGACTTAGCAGTAGCCAACTTCTATGTAAGAGCTAAAACATTAGATTATTTAAAAGGGCTTGTAGAAAGAGTTAAAAATTGTGCTAAGGGAGCTGCTCTTGCCAGTGGAACTACTTTAGAAATAACAAACTATGAAACTAGCTTTGCTGATCTTGTTACTAATGAAAAACTTTCAGCAGCTTATGAAAAAAATCTAAAATCTTTAGGTGTTACTGATATCAGAAGCAAAGAATCAGGAGGTTCTACAGATATGGGAGATGTAAGCCACTGCTGTCCAGCTATACATCCATATTTCCCACTTACAACAGCACATCTAACAGGTCACAGTGTAGAATTTGCAAGTGCATCTATAGCTCCTGAAGCTTATAAGGGAATGAAAGAATCTGCTGTATCAATGGCTCTTACAGCTATGGACATTTTCACTAATGCTGAATTATTAAAAGAAATAAAAGATGAATTTAACAAAAATGTTAAAAAAATGTAG
- a CDS encoding transporter substrate-binding domain-containing protein codes for MKKLIILFMMIISTLSFAGKKLYVGTNAEFKPYEYLEGDKITGFDIDFMDAIGKEIGYEVHWVNMGFDGLLPALQMKKVDAVIAGMSQTPERQKAVDFSMPYMFTKSEHYVIVNENSTIVKKEELKDKKVGVQIGTIQEEFTIALGGIPQIYNAWTGALMDLQQDKISAVIIADVSGNAYLENMKGLKKVDIVVDSQPGASIAFRKGETDLVKAVNEAILKLRDDGTYLQLLEKYFPERAEEFKEAFKK; via the coding sequence ATGAAAAAACTTATTATATTATTTATGATGATTATATCAACACTTTCTTTTGCAGGTAAAAAACTTTATGTTGGAACTAATGCTGAATTTAAGCCTTATGAATATCTTGAAGGAGATAAAATAACTGGATTTGATATTGATTTTATGGATGCCATTGGAAAAGAGATTGGATATGAAGTTCATTGGGTAAACATGGGCTTTGACGGACTGCTTCCTGCCCTTCAAATGAAAAAAGTAGATGCTGTTATCGCTGGGATGTCTCAAACTCCTGAAAGACAAAAAGCTGTTGATTTCTCAATGCCATATATGTTCACAAAATCTGAGCATTATGTTATAGTTAATGAAAACAGTACTATTGTAAAAAAAGAGGAGCTAAAAGATAAAAAAGTCGGAGTTCAGATTGGAACTATTCAGGAAGAATTTACTATTGCATTAGGTGGAATACCTCAAATATATAATGCATGGACTGGAGCTTTGATGGATCTTCAACAAGATAAAATCTCTGCTGTTATCATTGCAGATGTATCTGGAAATGCTTATCTTGAAAATATGAAAGGTCTAAAAAAAGTTGACATTGTTGTAGACAGTCAGCCTGGTGCTTCTATAGCATTTAGAAAAGGAGAAACTGACCTTGTAAAAGCTGTAAATGAAGCTATTTTAAAGTTAAGAGATGATGGGACTTATCTTCAATTATTGGAAAAATACTTTCCTGAAAGAGCTGAAGAATTTAAAGAAGCATTTAAAAAATAG
- a CDS encoding aldo/keto reductase, which yields MRKKILLPDGTVIGNMGIGTWYMGDLLSTRNEEIECIRYALDNGINLIDTAEMYGNGNSESLIGEAIRGYERESLFIVSKVLPSNAGRNRIFKSCENTLKRLGTNYLDMYLLHWRGIVPLDETIECMEELKASGKIKRWGVSNMDIDDMFEITHAAKGDQCQVNQVLYHLGSRGIEYSLKPFTDSRNIPTMAYCPLAQGGRLKDKLLRSKSVAKISEKYGISPIQVLLCFTLSQENMISIPKTSKLKHMKENIQCLDIMLDEEDIKLLNAEFPAPNRKTPLDIE from the coding sequence ATGAGAAAAAAGATATTGCTGCCAGATGGAACAGTAATAGGAAATATGGGAATAGGAACTTGGTATATGGGAGATTTACTATCTACTCGAAATGAAGAAATAGAATGTATAAGATATGCACTTGATAATGGGATAAATCTGATAGATACAGCAGAAATGTATGGAAATGGAAATAGTGAATCTTTAATAGGAGAAGCCATAAGAGGATATGAAAGAGAATCTTTGTTTATAGTATCAAAAGTTCTTCCAAGCAATGCAGGGAGAAACAGAATATTTAAGTCATGTGAGAATACTCTTAAAAGACTGGGAACTAACTATTTAGATATGTATCTTCTTCATTGGAGAGGAATTGTACCTTTAGATGAAACTATTGAGTGTATGGAAGAATTGAAAGCTTCTGGAAAGATTAAGCGTTGGGGAGTATCAAATATGGATATAGATGATATGTTTGAAATAACTCATGCAGCAAAAGGAGATCAATGCCAGGTGAATCAGGTATTGTACCACTTAGGTTCTCGAGGAATAGAATATTCTTTAAAGCCTTTTACCGATTCAAGGAATATTCCAACAATGGCATATTGTCCTCTGGCGCAGGGAGGAAGACTAAAAGATAAACTTTTAAGATCAAAATCTGTTGCAAAAATAAGTGAGAAATATGGAATATCTCCTATTCAGGTGCTTCTTTGCTTCACGTTAAGTCAGGAAAATATGATATCAATACCTAAAACGTCAAAGTTAAAACATATGAAAGAAAATATTCAATGTCTGGATATAATGTTAGATGAAGAGGATATAAAACTTTTAAACGCTGAATTTCCTGCTCCTAACAGAAAAACTCCATTGGATATAGAATAA
- a CDS encoding glycerate kinase, with amino-acid sequence MKEIKVIIAVDSFKGSASSREVAESIEKGIKKLGRNNIIIKKVSIADGGEGTVEAIIEAVNGEYKFLEVPGPLGDKVKARFGVIRGNTAVLEMAESSGLNLVKHENLNPYKANTYGVGEMLKAILDMGIRDIYIGLGGSATNDGGAGMLASLGVKFYNIKGERIGYTPEELKNIAKVDISSLDPRISEANITVLSDVCNSLCGINGASYIYGPQKGATSEDVKILDKILENYGNIIDNAVGKNFSEEPGSGAAGGLGYALLSICGAEFKEGIVKIMELIELENLIKDADLVITGEGRIDNQSVNGKAPVGIAKTAKKYNIPVIAVVGSSARNLDDIYANGIDLVMDIINEPMNLERAIRDVKELLEFAGEKAMRAFFLRGDH; translated from the coding sequence ATGAAAGAGATAAAAGTCATTATAGCAGTTGATTCTTTTAAGGGAAGTGCATCTTCAAGAGAAGTTGCAGAAAGTATTGAAAAGGGTATAAAGAAATTAGGCAGAAATAATATTATTATAAAAAAAGTTTCAATTGCTGATGGTGGAGAAGGAACAGTAGAAGCCATCATTGAAGCTGTCAATGGAGAATACAAATTTTTAGAAGTACCTGGACCTTTGGGAGATAAAGTTAAAGCAAGGTTTGGAGTGATACGAGGAAATACTGCTGTTCTTGAAATGGCTGAATCTTCTGGATTGAATCTGGTAAAACATGAAAATCTAAATCCATATAAAGCAAATACATATGGAGTAGGAGAGATGCTTAAGGCTATATTAGATATGGGAATAAGAGATATCTATATAGGATTAGGAGGAAGTGCAACTAATGATGGTGGAGCAGGAATGCTTGCTTCATTAGGAGTAAAATTCTATAATATAAAAGGGGAAAGAATAGGCTATACACCAGAAGAATTAAAGAACATAGCTAAAGTAGATATTTCATCCTTAGACCCAAGAATATCAGAGGCAAATATAACAGTTCTGTCAGATGTCTGCAATAGTCTTTGTGGAATAAATGGAGCATCATATATATATGGACCTCAAAAAGGAGCAACATCTGAAGATGTAAAAATTCTTGATAAAATTCTTGAAAATTATGGAAATATTATTGATAATGCTGTTGGAAAAAATTTTTCTGAAGAGCCAGGAAGTGGTGCTGCTGGTGGACTTGGATATGCACTATTAAGTATATGTGGAGCAGAGTTCAAAGAAGGTATTGTTAAAATAATGGAACTTATAGAACTTGAAAATTTAATAAAAGATGCAGATCTTGTAATAACTGGTGAAGGAAGAATCGATAACCAATCTGTCAATGGAAAAGCACCAGTAGGGATTGCTAAGACTGCTAAAAAATATAATATTCCTGTTATAGCAGTAGTTGGAAGTTCTGCTAGAAATCTAGATGATATTTATGCTAATGGAATAGATTTAGTAATGGATATAATCAATGAACCTATGAATCTTGAAAGAGCTATTCGTGATGTAAAAGAGTTATTGGAATTTGCAGGAGAAAAGGCTATGAGAGCATTTTTCTTGAGAGGAGATCATTAA
- a CDS encoding dihydrodipicolinate synthase family protein → MDLNLLKGIYVPILTPMDENENVDIEKLRKQVNFVIDGGVSGILAHGSNSEFYMFDDEDYELIVKTIIEEVKGRVPVIMGIGAIRTSKCVKLAQLGKRIGVDGVALLQPMFLKPTEEELYLHYKTVAESIEELPLLIYNNPRIGYTLSADLVEKLARNVKNIVGIKDSSGDINQLLEFIRRTRDIEFKIFGGKDTLLFSSLTVGAVGGVCTAANIFPELVTSIYNKYKEGDLKESLELQFKLNPVRLSMDKASFPVATKDMANINKMNVGEPIKPSLPSNKTVVDFMAEKMAEAGQIKR, encoded by the coding sequence ATGGATTTAAATTTATTAAAAGGGATATATGTTCCAATTCTTACTCCAATGGATGAGAATGAGAATGTAGATATAGAAAAATTAAGGAAGCAGGTAAATTTTGTAATAGATGGAGGAGTCAGCGGAATATTGGCTCATGGAAGTAATAGTGAGTTCTATATGTTTGATGATGAAGACTATGAACTCATAGTAAAAACTATAATTGAAGAAGTAAAAGGAAGAGTTCCTGTAATAATGGGAATAGGAGCTATAAGAACATCTAAATGTGTAAAATTGGCTCAACTGGGAAAAAGAATAGGTGTAGATGGAGTTGCTCTTTTACAGCCTATGTTTTTAAAACCTACAGAAGAAGAACTTTATCTTCATTATAAAACAGTTGCAGAATCTATTGAAGAACTTCCACTTTTGATATATAATAATCCTAGAATAGGATATACATTATCTGCTGATTTAGTAGAAAAACTGGCAAGAAATGTAAAAAATATTGTTGGAATTAAAGATTCTAGCGGAGACATTAATCAATTACTTGAGTTTATAAGAAGAACAAGAGATATAGAATTTAAAATATTTGGAGGAAAAGATACTTTATTATTTTCTTCACTTACAGTAGGAGCAGTTGGAGGAGTATGTACTGCAGCTAATATATTCCCAGAGCTTGTTACATCTATATATAATAAATATAAAGAAGGAGATCTTAAAGAATCATTGGAACTTCAGTTTAAACTTAATCCTGTCAGACTATCTATGGATAAAGCAAGTTTCCCTGTAGCTACAAAAGATATGGCAAATATCAATAAAATGAATGTAGGGGAACCTATAAAACCAAGTCTTCCATCTAATAAAACTGTTGTGGATTTTATGGCAGAAAAGATGGCAGAAGCTGGTCAAATAAAGAGGTAA
- a CDS encoding enolase C-terminal domain-like protein — protein sequence MIPKIVEMNVIPVAGYDSMLLNLSGAHGPYFTRNIVILKADNGAIGVGEVPGGEKIRKTLEDAKELVVGKSIGEYKNIVKNIYDTFKDRDASGRGNQTFDLRTTVHVMTAVEAPLLDLLGKFLNVPVAALLGEGQQREKIKVLGYLFYIGDKDKTDLPYLDNDDNSDDWGKVRRKEAMTPEAVVELAKAAHKRYGFEDFKLKGGVLKGAEEIKAIKALHEAFPEARITLDPNGAWSLKEAISLCKDMHGILAYAEDPCGAENGFSGREVMAEFRKATGLPTATNMIATDWRQMQHSIALNSVSIPLADPHFWTMEGSVRVAQMCNEFGLTWGSHSNNHFDISLAMFSHVAAAAPGNITAIDTHWIWQDGQDLTKNAHKIVGGEITVPKDVPGLGIEIDMDKIMAAHKLYVEKNLGARDDSVAMQYLIKDWKFDNKRPCLDRD from the coding sequence ATGATACCTAAAATTGTAGAAATGAATGTAATTCCAGTAGCTGGATATGACAGCATGCTGCTTAATCTAAGTGGAGCTCATGGACCTTATTTCACAAGAAATATAGTTATTTTAAAAGCAGATAATGGAGCTATCGGAGTGGGAGAAGTTCCAGGTGGGGAAAAAATAAGAAAAACTTTGGAAGATGCTAAAGAATTAGTGGTAGGAAAAAGTATTGGAGAATATAAAAATATAGTTAAAAATATTTATGATACATTTAAAGATAGAGATGCTTCTGGAAGAGGAAATCAAACATTTGATCTTAGGACTACAGTTCATGTAATGACAGCAGTTGAAGCTCCTCTATTGGATCTTTTAGGAAAATTTTTAAATGTACCAGTAGCAGCATTATTGGGAGAAGGGCAACAAAGAGAAAAAATAAAAGTACTAGGGTATCTATTCTACATAGGAGATAAAGATAAAACTGATCTTCCTTATTTAGATAATGATGATAATTCAGATGATTGGGGAAAAGTTAGAAGAAAAGAAGCAATGACACCTGAAGCTGTTGTTGAGTTAGCAAAAGCAGCTCATAAGAGATATGGATTTGAAGACTTTAAATTAAAAGGAGGAGTGCTGAAGGGAGCAGAGGAAATTAAAGCTATAAAAGCTCTTCATGAAGCATTCCCAGAAGCAAGAATAACACTTGATCCAAATGGAGCTTGGTCTCTAAAGGAAGCAATATCTTTATGTAAAGATATGCATGGAATACTTGCTTATGCTGAAGATCCATGTGGTGCAGAAAATGGATTCTCTGGAAGGGAAGTTATGGCTGAATTCAGAAAGGCAACAGGTCTTCCTACAGCAACAAATATGATAGCTACTGACTGGAGACAAATGCAGCATTCAATAGCTCTGAATAGTGTTTCCATTCCTCTTGCAGATCCTCATTTCTGGACTATGGAAGGATCAGTAAGAGTTGCACAAATGTGTAATGAATTTGGATTGACTTGGGGTTCTCACTCAAACAATCACTTTGACATCTCTCTAGCAATGTTCAGCCATGTTGCAGCAGCAGCTCCAGGAAATATTACAGCTATAGATACTCACTGGATATGGCAGGATGGACAGGACTTAACTAAAAATGCCCATAAAATAGTTGGTGGAGAAATAACAGTCCCTAAAGATGTTCCAGGTCTTGGAATTGAAATAGATATGGATAAAATAATGGCGGCCCATAAATTATATGTAGAGAAAAATTTAGGAGCAAGAGATGATTCTGTGGCTATGCAGTATTTAATAAAAGACTGGAAATTTGATAATAAAAGACCTTGTTTAGATAGGGATTAG
- a CDS encoding CdaR family transcriptional regulator, whose product MNISVSLATNILNKMKEIIHQDLNYIDKSGIIIASTDPNRTGTFHAAALKCIKEKAPIIISSDDEFQGSRKGINMPIYFNNAIIGVIGITGDKNEVEKYGEIIRMMTEILIKEAWIKDSDIRTKEINRTFIERIVLGYDYDFFPTADFTFPYVVIVGKLNKNNSFLMNDKIYDILKNSLSYNKNNVYTISRNEIIILYHFHKDEDISKTIFQLQEKLLEKTKLDFRFGIGTKALEYNALKDSYKAAKEILNFMIKFSLKKPVSEYEKMDLEFIFLNLKKSDIDNFTSKILKNFTPKEIDEFSILMNSYEENNGSILHTSEDLFMHKNTLQYKLNKIKQLSGYDPRQLRDFIVLSLAFKLQRTI is encoded by the coding sequence ATGAATATATCAGTAAGTCTGGCAACTAATATTTTAAATAAAATGAAAGAAATAATACATCAGGATTTGAATTATATAGACAAGAGCGGTATTATTATTGCTAGTACAGACCCAAACAGAACTGGTACTTTTCATGCTGCTGCTCTAAAATGTATAAAAGAAAAAGCTCCTATTATTATCAGCAGTGATGATGAATTTCAAGGAAGCAGAAAAGGAATAAATATGCCTATTTATTTTAACAATGCTATCATAGGAGTTATTGGGATAACTGGAGATAAAAATGAGGTTGAAAAATATGGTGAAATTATAAGAATGATGACAGAAATTCTTATAAAAGAAGCTTGGATAAAAGATTCAGATATAAGAACAAAGGAAATTAATAGAACTTTTATTGAGCGTATTGTTTTAGGGTATGACTATGATTTTTTTCCTACAGCAGATTTTACATTTCCATATGTTGTAATAGTTGGAAAACTTAATAAAAATAATAGTTTCTTAATGAATGATAAAATATATGATATTTTAAAAAATTCTCTTTCATACAACAAAAACAATGTTTATACTATATCAAGAAATGAAATTATCATTTTATATCATTTTCATAAAGATGAAGATATATCTAAAACAATATTCCAGCTTCAAGAAAAACTTTTGGAAAAAACAAAGCTGGATTTTAGATTTGGAATAGGAACAAAAGCTCTTGAATACAATGCTTTAAAAGATTCATATAAAGCTGCAAAAGAAATTTTAAATTTTATGATAAAATTTTCTTTAAAAAAACCAGTATCTGAATATGAAAAAATGGACCTTGAATTCATATTTTTAAATTTAAAAAAGTCAGATATTGATAATTTTACAAGTAAGATTCTAAAAAATTTCACTCCAAAAGAGATAGATGAATTTTCTATTCTAATGAATTCTTATGAAGAAAATAATGGAAGCATACTTCACACTTCTGAAGATCTTTTTATGCATAAAAATACTCTTCAATATAAATTGAATAAAATAAAGCAGTTAAGTGGATATGATCCAAGACAGCTTAGAGATTTTATTGTTTTAAGTTTGGCCTTTAAACTTCAAAGAACTATTTAA
- a CDS encoding GntP family permease has product MEAVSSTQMLVGLAIGIGILIALSLKTKVHTFIALIIATIVTGLIGGMEVTVVMKSITTGFGNTLGSTGIIIGLGVMMGIILEKSGAAEQMAFTVIKMIGKNKEEWALGLTGYIVSIPVFSDSALVILTPIAKALSKLSGKSVVGLGLALATGLQLTHVFVPPTPGPLTVAGILGIDVGVMIMAGILCTIPVYVVSMLYCKWLGTKIYQVPSDDPACGENEFTRMDFKKEYLKSIENIEELHKAKNLPSVGLSFAPVVVPLILIFINTITKFAGLKGSYMTAVELFGSPITALIIGTLISIYGLGAKMSKKEVHDAMAEAIQSTGMIMLITGAGGSLGFVVRESGIGNALGNAVIYIGIPGLLIPFIIAALMRIALGSATVALTTAATLTAPLLAQLGISPVLAAMSTCAGGVAFSYFNDSGFWVFNGLYGLEDIKDQFWAKTMISFVGSGAALAVVLIASIFIK; this is encoded by the coding sequence ATGGAAGCAGTAAGCAGTACACAAATGCTTGTTGGACTAGCAATAGGAATAGGTATATTGATAGCACTATCACTAAAAACAAAAGTACATACATTTATAGCACTAATAATAGCAACTATTGTAACAGGATTAATTGGAGGAATGGAAGTTACAGTAGTTATGAAAAGTATAACTACAGGTTTTGGAAATACATTGGGAAGTACAGGAATAATTATTGGACTTGGGGTTATGATGGGAATTATCCTTGAAAAATCAGGAGCAGCAGAGCAGATGGCATTTACTGTAATCAAGATGATTGGAAAAAATAAAGAGGAGTGGGCATTAGGTCTTACAGGTTATATAGTATCTATACCAGTATTCTCAGATTCAGCTTTAGTTATTTTAACTCCAATAGCAAAAGCATTATCAAAACTTAGTGGAAAATCAGTGGTTGGATTAGGATTGGCACTTGCAACTGGATTACAACTGACACATGTATTTGTTCCACCTACACCAGGACCTCTAACAGTAGCAGGTATTTTAGGAATAGATGTTGGAGTCATGATAATGGCAGGAATACTTTGTACAATTCCAGTATATGTAGTTTCTATGCTTTACTGTAAATGGTTGGGAACTAAGATATATCAAGTACCATCAGATGATCCAGCTTGTGGGGAAAATGAATTTACAAGAATGGATTTTAAGAAAGAATATTTAAAATCGATAGAAAATATTGAAGAACTTCATAAAGCTAAAAATCTACCATCAGTAGGATTATCTTTTGCACCAGTTGTAGTTCCATTAATACTGATTTTTATAAATACAATAACTAAATTTGCAGGATTAAAAGGAAGTTATATGACAGCAGTTGAATTATTTGGAAGTCCAATAACTGCTTTAATAATAGGAACATTAATTTCTATTTATGGTCTTGGAGCTAAAATGTCTAAAAAAGAAGTCCATGATGCTATGGCAGAAGCTATTCAATCTACAGGAATGATAATGCTTATAACTGGAGCTGGAGGATCTTTAGGATTTGTAGTAAGAGAATCAGGAATAGGAAATGCATTAGGAAATGCAGTAATATACATAGGTATACCTGGGCTACTGATTCCATTTATAATTGCAGCTTTGATGAGAATAGCGTTAGGGTCAGCAACAGTAGCACTAACTACAGCAGCCACTTTAACAGCTCCATTGTTAGCACAATTGGGAATCAGTCCTGTACTTGCAGCAATGTCTACATGTGCTGGAGGAGTAGCATTTAGTTATTTTAATGACAGTGGATTCTGGGTATTCAATGGGTTGTATGGTTTGGAAGATATTAAAGATCAATTCTGGGCTAAAACGATGATTTCATTTGTTGGATCAGGAGCAGCATTGGCAGTAGTTCTTATAGCAAGTATATTTATAAAATAA
- a CDS encoding basic amino acid ABC transporter substrate-binding protein: MKKLVLIFTLLLSTLSFAAKKLYVGTNAEFKPYEYLEDGKMVGFDIGVMDELGKKLGYEIEWVNMSFDGLLPALQMKKIDAVIAGMSQTPERQKAVSFSIPYIFFTSEHYVIVNENSTFKTKEDLQGKTAGVQMGSMQEQFAINNGSVPKLYNTFTNALMDLQNGKVDCVIIADNSGKEYLNTMDRIKKIDSIIDPKPGASIAFRKSDKELAEKFSDAIVELKTTKEYSDLVEKYFPERFEDFKAQNLTK; encoded by the coding sequence ATGAAAAAACTTGTACTTATATTTACACTACTTTTATCAACACTTTCTTTTGCAGCTAAAAAACTTTATGTTGGAACTAACGCTGAGTTCAAACCTTATGAATATCTTGAAGATGGTAAAATGGTTGGATTTGATATTGGGGTAATGGATGAACTTGGAAAAAAATTAGGTTATGAAATAGAATGGGTAAATATGTCTTTTGATGGACTGCTTCCTGCTCTTCAAATGAAAAAAATAGATGCTGTTATTGCTGGGATGTCTCAGACTCCTGAAAGACAAAAAGCTGTGTCTTTCTCTATACCATATATTTTCTTTACTTCTGAACACTATGTTATAGTTAATGAAAACAGTACTTTTAAAACAAAAGAAGATTTACAAGGAAAGACTGCTGGAGTTCAAATGGGAAGTATGCAGGAGCAATTTGCTATAAATAATGGAAGTGTTCCTAAACTATATAATACTTTCACTAATGCTTTAATGGATCTTCAAAATGGAAAGGTTGACTGTGTAATTATTGCAGACAATTCTGGAAAAGAATATCTTAACACTATGGATAGAATTAAAAAAATAGATTCTATTATTGATCCTAAGCCAGGTGCTTCTATCGCTTTTAGAAAATCTGATAAAGAACTTGCAGAAAAATTTAGTGATGCTATAGTTGAATTAAAGACTACTAAGGAGTATTCTGATCTTGTAGAAAAATATTTTCCTGAAAGATTTGAAGATTTTAAAGCGCAAAATTTGACAAAATAG